TCTATCTTATTAATTTAGCAAACACTTTACTTCAACAAACTATCAGATTATTAGTGTAACTAAGCCTGCCACGTTTCCCCTCCCCTTCCAGTGAGCTGTGTGTAAAAACATTGCTTGCAGGGTCACCGGATGTTGTGCTGCGGGCAGAGGGCATGAAGCACTGTGTGTGAACCACACCAGAAGGGCACAGTACTTTCCTAAAATGACTGGCATGCCAATGGAAACCATCAGATAGCTGGAAAGTGTGAAGCTTGTTTTCTTATGTGGCCACTGAACCCACACCCTGTTCAGCAGGATAATTCTGGGAATCCGGGACTTTTTCTTTGCATTATATCTGCCCTGTACTTTGAGTTGTTGTCCACGCATCCTGGCTTACACCACTGGGTTTCCACCGTGAGAAATAGGAGGGTGAAATCTGCAGTTGTGGCATGCTGAGCAGCTCTGTAGTGTAGAAGAGTCTGAAACAAGGCCTTGTTGAAAGAGCAGTCTTGAGCCAAGATGGTCTCTCAGACCATTTTTCAGTGACTGATTAAATCCCTTTACGCCCCTATTTGACTGTGAGTGATAGTAAGCTCTTCGTATGTGTTTGATCTTTTTGCTTTGGATGTAAACTCAGCAAACAAAAGTAGAGGGCCATTGTCTGTTGTCAAGTTCCTTGGCAGGCCCCAGCTGGCAAAGAGCAACTCGATGCAAAGAGCAAATCAATGATAGAACTGGACGTGATAGAGCCCACAGTTCAACCTCTGGTCAATTTGAGTGTAGATTATTAACTACCACAAGGCAATGCAAGTGACAGGGCACATCATGGAGTTCACCACAGATATCAAGTTGAATGTGGTCCCAAGGTTTAGTTGGCCAAGGCAAAGACCCCAGTGGGCCAGTTATCCTTGTTACAAGACATGGATTACAGTCCTGAACAAGCTGCTCAATGTCTTCGTCCAACCCTGGCCACCATACAAGATCCTTACAATGCCGCTTCAAGATTAACTGTGCCAAGATGGCCCTCGTGCATCATAGCCACTACTTGTCCTAGTTTAACAGTGATAATGGCGTAGTGTCTGTGCTGCAGACAAAGTTTCTGGCACTTGATGGATAGCCTCAATGTTGGAGTGCAATAGTGAATGGCCTTCAGCTGAAAAATCATAGCCAACGAAGTCAGCCTCTGGTACCACAAATAAGCATTTCTCCAGATTAAATGTCAGATTATGTTGACTGAGTGCAGAAAAAAGTGGCTCTTAAGCACTGTTTGTGAATAACTGCATTCTGGGCATGGACAATGACATCATCGAGGTATAATGTAGATGACAATGCCAGGGGCACCAGCCAGGATAGTGGACATGATTTTTTAGAGGCCGAACTGAGTCCAAAAGGAATCCACGTGCAATGGAATACACCAACATACGTAACAAATGCAGTGAGATTTCTGCTCTCTGGGTGGACTCATAAACAATTCCTTTTCGAGGATATTGCTGCCATGGCTAATAATGTGAAATGGAAAGTTGGGTAGGTCCTTGTTGCCATACTAGACAGGTGCGTGTATAAGACAAATATCTTCTATTACACAGCTTCCATATGCAAACAAATTCAGAGACGGTGGCTGGAGGGGCAAGCATGGCAGGAAATGTTCATAAGTGGCCATATTAAATAGCGAGACATAAGCCCCGGTGTCAAGTAGTAGGGGAATACAAGATGTAGGGGAAAAAAAGGCTGAATTGGTGTTGATTGAATGGATAGGGGTTGTAGTGTTAGCACTCTAAAGTGAGATCATCATCTTCCAGTAGAAGCCGCTCTCCAATGAGTGTATTGTTTGGTTTCTAAATGAACTGAAGTCATATGATCTCATCTGATTTGCCAGCCCTCTTAAGTCAACAACATATTGAAAAATCGACTTGCTATCATGCTATCTACACTGTCAGAACTGCAGCCGTTTCTGCAGGAGACTTTTCTTTCCCCAAATTGTCGATTTAACAGTGTCATCACAGTGGCGTGATCGTCTGCGTCTCAGAGTGTGCAAAAAACATGCTGTCATTCGGCACCAAGACAGTGAAGGAGTATGCCATTTTCAGTTTCATTGGGACAGTATCGGGGCCCATTGCTAACAGGTACATTTCAAGGGAAGTTTTCCATTGCTCCCATGGGACCATAGGCTCACCAGGATGGGGCAAAAAAAGAGGCTTGGGGGAGATAATGAGAACACAGGAAAATCATCTGCCATCCTCGTCACCAGTTGTTCTGCCTATAAAGGCGACTCATATTtgagcttattttatttttgattgttcTTGTCAAACTCTTTCACATCACTGAACTGTGTGAAAACATTCAAGTGTCAATGTCACTTCCCGTTCCAAACCctattctattttattactAGTCTAATTAAGCATGCAACAGTCCCCTCAAATAGTCTTTTAATTTAGTGTtttagttttgaaaatgtgtagtGTTGGTGTGCCTTCAGGTTTGGGAAACACTGTAGTAGCTTATATGTAGTTTGATACATGTACAGGTCATTAATGCTGTCGTATGTCCAACATCAGCAGAAACAGCAAGTGAAATAACAACTGCAGTTCTTGGTAGAACAAGAACACTCAGTTGCTATCTGATACTTTAAAACTATTGCAACACTACTGCAAGTGCCTGACATCTTTAAGGCTGTACCAGGCTGTTtatgtgtgtcatgtgttttGGTTTTAGGAGTTTTCTGATCTTTATTCCACTCTTCCTGCCATCTTTCAGCATCTTATCTACCAAAACCTGGCGAGGAGGCATATCAGTTCGCTTATGTGGATGAAGGTGGCGAGATATGTGCAGTTAGCTCTCAGTTTACTTTTTGTGCTCCAAGACCTCTGGATGAACTAGTTACACTAGAGCAGGAGAAAAATGGCGAGGAAGAGGAGGGGGGAGATGACCTGCTAGTGGTGGTGCCAAAGGCTCTGATCCTGCAGGTGGGGCATTCTTCAACAGAAGAGACCAGAACCATTTTGACAATAACACAGTTTTGCAATTACCCTAATTAACATTTGGACACCtatctgtatttaaaaatgtcattgcaAAGTATGACTTTagtgtccaaaaacatttttaggcCAATGTATCAGTCATACTGTACAGcgttttattttactaattatCTGCATATGTTTTTAACTATTTCTGGTATTTCTACAGAATCTCTTAGAAAGATGCCAGTGTGAGTTACATGAGCTGCGTAAGAGGTTTGAGGCTACTGATGCTGAGGTTgagagagaaaaggagagaTGGAAAGCTGAAAACGATGAGCTTGAAAGAGTAAAAAATGAGATGAAGAGTCAGATTGATGAGCTAAAAAGCAACCTGAGGCAAAGCACTGAAAAAATCGAGGAACTCGAGCAAAAACAAAAGGTACAATCAAATTTTTGGCCATGTTTCTGGATCACCACTGATCAGAAAAATAAGGACACAGAGACCTACTGTATATGAAACTTTAAGCTCTGGTATATTTGCTATCAGGATGTGCAAAGCACTCATGAAAACATGGCTGCTCAACTTAGTGGGCTGCTAGCAGAGAGAGATGAAAATCATCAGCAAATCAAAGAACTCCAACAGGATGCTGCCACTCTGACTCAACAAAAACAGGACATAGAGGCCGAGCTTGACAGGTGATTTGGGACTCGTGCCAATCTTCACTATAGTACAATTATTCTTTGTTTATGGACTGTTAATTTCTCTGAAATTTAACCAACTGGTTAAATAAAATAGCTTTTAAGGAAAAGAGAAAACAGCCATTTTTCTCTGCAGAATGAAAGAAAGAGTTAAAAAGATGACCACACAAAGGCGAGATGAAGAAAAGGAGAGGAGAGACTTGCAGGTGAATTAAAATAAGATGTTGTATTCAACAGTACCATTTACAATGTACATTGGAATATTTTCTGCATTCTGTgaaataattatgaataattaacttttgttaattaacatttgtttttacagttttaactaACTGGCATTACACTGAATAGATTACATGGTTAACATGtgaattaatattttctctGCAGGTAGAGAATGAGCAGGCACATGCTGAGCTGCGGACCCTGCAAGAGCGTCAGGAGGCCAGTGAGCGTAGCACTGAGGCCCTCCGGAGGGACCTAAGTGAACTAGGCTCCTTGCAGAGTCACAGCCATGCAGAGCTGCATCAGGTCAGACTTCAGTCTGCGCAGATGAGTTTACAACTGTCCCAGGCCAACCTGGCACTGCGTGAGGGGCAATCCACCTGGGCCCAGGAGAGGGAGACTTTAAGACAAAGTGCAGAGGTAAGAGAGAGCTAAGTTATAATAAgaaatctctctcacacacactattaCCACTTTTATCAGTCCAGCCACAACACCACTAGTAAGTATGTAATTCTCAATCTCTGTGCTGTTGTTAAAGTTGGATAAGGATCGTATTCAGAAACTGAGCCGTGAGCTTCAGAAGAAGGAAGAGTGGCTCCAGGAGGAGAGAACCGAGCGAGAAAAACTGGAAGTGGAGCTGGGGAACGAGAAGGACTGTAACCGAGTAAATATTCCAAGACACATGCATGGCCTATAATTAAACTTTCACATCAGTCAGAGCTTTCTGGGTACCCAGCACATATGTGGGTCAGATTACTGGTCTTGGAGCAACACCAGTATGAGGCAAGAGTTCTTTTAAAAGACTTGTAAATAAGCTGACCAAAATAGAtttgaaaacaatataaaatacatgtgtatgtttacaGAAGTGTTTTCCCCCTCATCATTCATGTTAGTGGATGACACGGCACACTGGTTAAACTCATTAATAAGAAATACTTAAAGGGGTTAAAGGGGTAATGACATGAGGaatcaaaatttatttaatcttttgacatataagtgGATAAAAATACTGCATGTTTCATGCATCAAACAATAGCATCTGTTGAAACCGCTTCCAAAATGTATTGTACTTTAATCAGCATCGAAAGCAATTTGATACATGGGAAGTAAATCTATGCACCCAAGCCcacaacatacagtatttatagGTAAACCcccaggggaaaaaaaagaagcttttaATGTTCTGTTGACTCAGTCAGACAGAAATAATTTGTGCTCGTTGTCAAACATTAGCTGATACCACAGGTCTTGTAGTCATTTTGAAGCTAGCTGAAGTAAATATTTGCCATTGATCAGAAATCGTTACTTGGGAAATCACAACACTTCTTCAAAATGAATCTTCATAATCTTCTATGTTTGGGTATCTGGTGTAGTAGCTGAGGTCTTCTACATCCATAGATGTAGAAGTGGGCTGGTGTGGAAGCAATGCAAAAGGTTTGGAAGAAAGGTCCATGATACTTTCAGCTGAATCTTCCCATCATGGACCTTGAGAAATAATCTTTGGTACCATCTTGGGCATCTTGACCCATGTTGAGTAATATTACACCAAAAGTACTAGTGTGAAAGACCCCTAAGGGGCTGTTCCCATGTCaagtttgttattttaaatgtagacACGTGCCAAGCACGCTCATAATAGAAGCGACAATGTTGCGATGCTCATGTGCTGCGACACGCACGTTTTTTTCCAGCCACGTCTAGCTTTTAAGAATGCCGCAAGCGTACAGCTGGCCATGTGACACCAACCAACTAGGCAGGGCCAGGCAACCAAAACCATATGTTTCCATTGTACTAACAGGGGTCCTGCCACCACAGATCAAAGATGGAAGAAAAACAATCTAGAAACAAACTAGAGTTGACCATACTCTTACATTCATGGATTATGGGTATTGGATAAGCATTAAGAATGGTTTTAGAATTGACTACTGTAGTCAATGCAAAAAGAGTAAGTTGGGATGTTAAGAAAGGAATAGAAAGTTGTTACCTTGCTGGGACTTCAACCATATCAGTAGTTAGAGACATCCAGGGTGACTGATGTTATCTTCAGAAAGTCAGTTCCAGGAATGAAAGGGAATGTCAAGAGTTCATCATCAATAATGTAGGTGTTGTCGATAAAACTCTGCGACCTGTGTGGTTGTAAGCCTGCTAAGTCTTCTCCCACTTGTTGCTGGGTGAGTGTTATACCATCAAAACATTATGATCATTAATCAAAGAGAGTCAGAATATGGTGGAAAATcatcttaggttacgtatgttaCCCCAGTTCcttgagggaacgagacgctgtgTCCAaaaaacgctaggggaacgcctccagcgtgaccgcgctctgatacaaatgtaatctgtccaaaggatgggcgagacgtcacgggcaggtgacgtaacggccaggaagcataaaagcatgtgcggtggaaccggcgtcagcttcaggaatgaagcaaccgctcgtagggatgccggaagtatggctttgagacgcagcgtctcgttccctcgaggaactggggttacatacgtaacctaagacgttcctcttcaggatctcgagctgcgtccaagaacgctaggggaacgagatccCCACTCCGAcagactgacaaatccctgcctagtgtggaggAGCACAGCTAGGGTGAGAGAAAAAAGGCCACAGGTGGCTAAGGTGAGCGGGGCCTGCGTCACGAAGGCCAGcttctgaagagtgagtcttgatccccaagaggggagagcagaggactcgaggctatggaatagcatcctgatccaccacatagcaaacgctctctggccggaggcctcagccactggaggaaacatgtactagggggtgtctacccactgaaaggccacagagaagggcgcggtaggccagtatagccgccacgtaaaccctcagggtggagtgggttaacccttcggaggaacaggcccgcacaaactccagaactgtaccaatcgggcagttggctgggtcgagctggcaacCTCTGCAGCATGAAGTGACACTTCACTTCAGGGTGTACAAGTCCCTTGTTTTGTGGAGAAAACATGTAACTAGGGGGTGCCTACCCACTGAAAGGCCACCGAGAAGAGCGCGGTAGGCCAGTATAGCCaccacgtaaaccctcagggtggagtggtTTAACCCCACGGAGGAACAGGCCCAcacgaactccagaactgtaccaatcgggcagttgactgggtcgagctggcagtctccgcaccaagaagtgaaaagttccacttcaaggcgtacagtttcctcgttgagggagctctggattggaggaaggtctcaacaacctcggttgggagaccggaagctatgggctgtgccccctcaggggcctcACCTACAACTTCCAAAGCtcttgtgagaggagatccctcctgacgggaatctcccatggagagccgtcgaggagagaaatcaggtccgagaaccctGCTCGGCCTGGCCAGAACGGTGCTACCAGAAGTAGACTGACCTCGTCCCAGCGCACTCtcgccagaactcccgggagcagagtGAACGGGGAAAAAACGTACAGATGAAGCCTCGGCCACATCTGTACCATGGCAaccagccccagtggagctgaATGAATTCAGAaagtaccagaggggacatgcgctgtgtacttacctgagtagcgaataggtccacctgagcctggtcAAACACTCTCCAAATGTGCTTCTCCCCCtcggggtgaagcatccattccccgggcctcggCCCCTGCCTCGACGGGATGTCTGCTGCCACACTGAGATGCCCAGGCATGTGAACTGCTCTCAATGAGAGGAGTTTGTCCTGCGACCACCCAAGGATCTGGTATGCCAGCCTGTACAGGGGGCGTGAACGCAGACCTCCTCGATagttgatgtaagagaccaccgctgTGTTGTCAGTGCTATCGTACCAACACCGGCgatctcttaggtctgggagaaagtgtttcggtgaaacaccgccagcatatccaggcagttgatgtgccacatGAGACGGCGAGTACTCCACAGACCGCGGGCAGGGTGAGGGATGCGTCCGTCGCTAGCGTACGCAGCGAcacggagctcccagcaccAGGCCCTGGCACAAGAACCAAGTATGTcttcacatgtctaaggcacgtaggtACTGCCGCGTGACCTTGATCGTGCGAAGCGGGTTTTCTCCCGGGGaaaaccccttggtcttgagacaccactgtaggggtctcatgtacagcaggccaagaggtatcacgttggacgcagctgcaatcagacccagcagtttctgaaactgcttgacagtgagtgactggccttccttcactctcctgactgccgtgaggatcgactcgatccgatcaggggacacacgtgcctgcatcgtggtcaattcccacaccacaccaagatatgtggttctctgtaatggagaaagcacactcttccTGGCattcagtcttaaccccaacactttcatgtgagcaagaacaacatctcgatgttgagtcgccatctgctctgattgagcgAGAATCAACCAATTGTGGATATGCGGATGCCTTGCAGCCACAACAGAGCTAAcgcggcatccacacactttgttAAAGTGCGGGGTGAgtgctaggccgaagggaagaacccgatattggtgagcttcgccctcgaaagcaaacctcaggaactccctgtgagtgggaaggatggagatatggaagtatgcgtcttttagattGATCGTGACAAAcccgtcctcggacctgatctgagacacgacctgtgtgagcatcttgaacttcagtctgctgactgagcGATTCAACTGATGCAGATCTAAAACGGGATGCCAACCCTCCATCCTTCCtgggaactatgaagtaccggctgtaaaAACCAGAATCTCTTTCGTGaagagggaccacctcgatggcctccttcctcaagagagtactctacttctcgttccattaccagaacctgctcggggcccaccagagtgggattcaCCCCGTTGAAACGAGGCGGAGGAGAGCCAaactggattctgtagcctctctctacagtatgcaggtcccatggagacacatttggcagtagttttcacgctgccaaatagtctactaagggaaccagtctatcaagactggcctctggtataaccagggcggctagctcggtgtcctggaacggcacgccggcaggagacggccaaactagctgctctagagacccctgAAGGGGGTGACaagcatctcagctccgctacgtttccaggcggaagaaactgag
The Onychostoma macrolepis isolate SWU-2019 chromosome 11, ASM1243209v1, whole genome shotgun sequence genome window above contains:
- the calcoco1b gene encoding calcium-binding and coiled-coil domain-containing protein 1b, giving the protein MEEKRTVTFRDLAKSYFSQTRVDCRYTISSHHSWSSHDWIGLFKAGWLSVNDYYTFAWALAPEGYQTGTDANCSVAFHSSYLPKPGEEAYQFAYVDEGGEICAVSSQFTFCAPRPLDELVTLEQEKNGEEEEGGDDLLVVVPKALILQNLLERCQCELHELRKRFEATDAEVEREKERWKAENDELERVKNEMKSQIDELKSNLRQSTEKIEELEQKQKDVQSTHENMAAQLSGLLAERDENHQQIKELQQDAATLTQQKQDIEAELDRMKERVKKMTTQRRDEEKERRDLQVENEQAHAELRTLQERQEASERSTEALRRDLSELGSLQSHSHAELHQVRLQSAQMSLQLSQANLALREGQSTWAQERETLRQSAELDKDRIQKLSRELQKKEEWLQEERTEREKLEVELGNEKDCNRELRASLRALQKEQEQHQLEKQELLDHIHVLELRLDKETDAKWAEAAATPTSSIDSPPSVEENPLQESLSEQSLCVEDCELSSFHGSAEQSQKDNEIDMMQEDLEVEPYSSIIADKPFLLSEHNNSAFSGLADASVW